From Pseudodesulfovibrio alkaliphilus, one genomic window encodes:
- a CDS encoding glycosyltransferase family 2 protein — protein sequence MWSFQLSEVTLISPCKVSIVIPLYNRVELTGPCWKSILSLTPRTLAWETVFVDNASSDATTSLIAELASAHPGLVRSIHNEENLGFACACNQGAQAAQGEYIVFLNNDTLVHPGWLEPLVEELDSHPETGVVGARLLYPNGIVQHAGVVIARTRIPYHIFLDAKADAPLVSCRRAFRMVTAACMALRRTEFLAHGGFDEEYVNGHEDVDLCLRYWEAGQWSAYRPESVVTHLESQSEGRFTHCQANTERTLLKWYGKLVQDDYNYQFIESERRKAERPLTVVFKVPASNRRAAPGLAVLRAEELARELCRRGHACRIDFSDDWGLKDLDADATVVIPGQTPYVVKPWSRSVLWPLADGALPDWVNPDDFLLILAPEIDDYDSLEARLVKLAGTLVPQCAPAPAAGTVSVLMATHDRREFIGAAIRSVLAQTVADWELVIVNDGGESVSEVIEAFNDPRIRYFDAPHRSKGHAINMAFAHSLGAYVAYLDDDDVWLPDHLEQALLTLGSLPGVQMTYSDMIETTLERSGAGWKTVRRRPLPAPQAVLADLLECNCIPGITVVHERKLFELVGGMDPDLEVLVDFDLWRRLAVHCDPYHIPALTAERFFRREAGSGEQITDMSTTNRQRYLLNHCRILRKKLPDVVPAVIREELDGVRRKVEALFLDARAEHHAARGDSRRAAACRNLAAKIALNLSRDLMRRLYHADK from the coding sequence ATGTGGAGCTTCCAACTCAGCGAGGTTACGCTCATTTCCCCCTGCAAGGTCAGCATCGTCATCCCCCTGTACAACAGAGTCGAGTTAACAGGACCCTGCTGGAAATCCATCCTGAGCTTGACGCCCCGGACCCTCGCCTGGGAGACCGTCTTTGTCGACAACGCTTCCTCTGACGCCACCACCTCTCTCATAGCCGAGCTGGCCAGCGCCCACCCCGGGCTGGTCAGGAGCATACACAACGAGGAAAACCTCGGCTTCGCATGCGCCTGCAACCAGGGGGCGCAGGCTGCGCAAGGCGAATACATCGTCTTTTTGAACAACGACACCCTGGTCCATCCCGGCTGGCTCGAGCCGCTGGTCGAGGAGTTGGATTCCCATCCAGAGACCGGCGTGGTCGGGGCCCGCCTGCTCTATCCCAATGGGATTGTCCAGCACGCAGGCGTGGTCATCGCCCGGACGCGTATCCCATACCACATCTTCCTCGACGCAAAGGCAGACGCCCCCCTGGTCTCGTGCCGTCGTGCATTCCGCATGGTCACTGCCGCGTGCATGGCCTTGCGGCGTACCGAGTTTCTCGCCCACGGAGGTTTTGACGAGGAGTACGTCAATGGCCACGAGGACGTAGACCTCTGCCTGCGTTATTGGGAGGCCGGACAGTGGTCAGCGTATCGCCCCGAGAGCGTGGTCACCCATTTGGAGAGCCAATCCGAGGGTCGCTTCACCCACTGCCAGGCCAACACTGAACGCACCCTGCTGAAATGGTACGGCAAGCTCGTCCAGGACGATTATAATTACCAATTCATCGAATCAGAGCGGCGCAAGGCCGAGCGTCCGTTGACCGTGGTTTTCAAGGTTCCTGCCTCTAACCGACGGGCCGCGCCGGGTCTGGCCGTGCTTCGAGCCGAAGAACTGGCCCGCGAGCTTTGCCGCAGGGGTCACGCCTGTCGCATCGACTTCTCCGACGACTGGGGGCTTAAGGACCTGGACGCCGACGCGACCGTGGTTATCCCTGGTCAAACCCCCTACGTGGTCAAGCCGTGGTCCCGCTCCGTGCTTTGGCCTCTTGCGGACGGAGCCCTTCCCGACTGGGTGAATCCTGACGACTTCCTGCTCATCCTCGCCCCGGAGATCGACGATTATGACAGCCTGGAGGCCCGCCTGGTTAAACTGGCCGGGACTCTGGTCCCGCAGTGTGCGCCCGCCCCCGCTGCAGGCACTGTTTCCGTGCTCATGGCCACCCATGATCGGCGAGAGTTCATCGGCGCGGCCATCAGGTCGGTTCTCGCCCAGACCGTGGCCGATTGGGAGCTGGTTATCGTCAACGACGGCGGGGAGTCCGTGTCCGAGGTCATTGAGGCCTTCAACGACCCGCGTATTCGCTATTTCGACGCCCCCCACCGCTCCAAGGGACACGCGATCAACATGGCTTTCGCCCATTCCCTTGGGGCGTATGTCGCCTACCTCGACGACGACGACGTTTGGCTGCCCGACCACCTCGAACAAGCCCTGCTCACCCTGGGCTCCCTGCCCGGTGTGCAAATGACCTACTCAGACATGATAGAGACCACCCTTGAACGCTCGGGGGCGGGCTGGAAGACCGTGCGCCGCCGCCCCCTGCCCGCACCTCAAGCCGTGCTGGCCGACCTGTTGGAATGCAACTGCATCCCCGGCATCACCGTGGTCCACGAGCGTAAGCTCTTCGAACTGGTTGGAGGCATGGATCCGGACCTGGAGGTATTGGTGGATTTCGACCTGTGGCGTCGTCTGGCCGTACACTGCGACCCCTACCACATCCCAGCCCTGACCGCCGAACGGTTTTTTCGGCGGGAGGCAGGCAGCGGGGAGCAGATCACCGACATGAGCACGACGAACCGTCAGCGCTACCTGCTCAACCACTGCCGCATCCTGCGCAAGAAACTGCCGGACGTTGTTCCCGCCGTGATCCGGGAGGAGCTCGACGGGGTGCGGCGCAAGGTTGAAGCCCTGTTCTTGGACGCCCGGGCCGAGCACCACGCGGCCCGGGGCGATTCTCGCCGGGCCGCCGCCTGTCGAAACTTGGCTGCAAAAATCGCCTTGAACCTGAGCCGTGATCTTATGCGCAGACTCTATCATGCCGATAAATAA
- a CDS encoding glycosyltransferase has translation MNILIVVWNLTLGRGGRQRAGAALASEMARRGHSITVLVNDAASNPPLFPLDPTVRLVRLNTDAHLEYRKKLLRHRNDPAFHAQARALVKTAAPDLVMVMSSSREILMWPLILDGTSIPLVLAERTDPSFMANLCWETPQERLAVLTAADIILLQMEGFRSYYPTHLQDRLRITPNQVAPATLQADPAGRSRDVKTIINIARLDMHKHQPLLAHAFGLVSAEFPDWDLHFWGGDGILAAELRETILCCGVEGRAHVHQTTADVESRLAEAHIFAFPSEFEGCPNALLEAQAHGLPSIGYRGCGGTNEIIRHDENGLLFDILQPASLAASLRTLMNDSDLRERMGRAAKQNAARFAPERVYDLFEQTFLEAAAFKGRPRRDASPTSEAEKAARSCLAEIYTRDWI, from the coding sequence ATGAACATACTGATTGTCGTCTGGAACCTGACCCTGGGCCGGGGGGGCCGCCAGCGGGCCGGGGCCGCCCTCGCCTCCGAAATGGCCCGCCGGGGCCATAGCATCACTGTGCTGGTCAACGACGCCGCATCCAATCCGCCATTGTTCCCTCTGGATCCGACCGTGCGCTTGGTACGCCTGAACACTGACGCCCATCTGGAATACCGCAAGAAGCTCCTGCGCCACCGAAACGACCCCGCTTTCCACGCCCAGGCTCGGGCCCTTGTCAAAACAGCTGCCCCTGACTTGGTCATGGTCATGAGTTCGAGCCGCGAGATCCTCATGTGGCCGCTCATCCTCGACGGTACATCCATCCCCCTGGTCCTGGCCGAGCGGACCGATCCGAGCTTCATGGCCAACCTTTGCTGGGAGACCCCGCAGGAGCGTTTGGCCGTGCTCACCGCCGCCGACATCATCCTTTTACAGATGGAGGGCTTCCGGTCCTATTACCCGACGCATCTGCAGGACCGATTGAGGATAACGCCCAATCAAGTTGCACCCGCCACGCTTCAGGCCGATCCGGCGGGCCGCTCGCGGGACGTCAAAACGATCATCAACATTGCCCGCCTGGACATGCACAAGCACCAGCCGCTGCTTGCGCATGCGTTCGGCTTGGTGTCTGCCGAGTTCCCGGACTGGGATCTGCATTTTTGGGGTGGGGACGGAATCCTGGCCGCCGAGCTGCGGGAAACCATCCTCTGCTGCGGAGTCGAGGGACGGGCCCATGTCCATCAAACCACGGCGGATGTGGAGTCTAGGCTGGCGGAGGCCCACATATTCGCTTTTCCCTCGGAGTTCGAAGGCTGCCCCAACGCCTTGCTCGAAGCCCAAGCGCACGGACTCCCCTCCATCGGTTATCGAGGGTGCGGCGGTACTAACGAGATCATTCGCCACGACGAGAATGGACTGCTCTTCGACATCCTGCAACCGGCCTCATTGGCCGCCTCCCTGCGCACTCTTATGAACGACTCCGACCTGCGCGAACGCATGGGGAGAGCCGCGAAACAAAACGCCGCACGTTTCGCCCCCGAGCGTGTCTACGACCTTTTCGAGCAGACTTTTCTGGAGGCGGCGGCCTTCAAGGGTCGGCCCCGCCGTGATGCCTCCCCCACAAGCGAGGCCGAAAAAGCAGCGCGAAGCTGCCTGGCCGAAATCTACACGAGAGACTGGATATGA
- a CDS encoding NAD+ synthase yields MKIGVLQLNPIVGDIDGNCAAIRQGMAEARAMGADLCLTPELAVTGYPPRDLLLYDRFVRRAREAADALARNLETDAPGGPPLLLGGVEPNPCNLGKPVFNCAFWCEGGAVRRVFRKTLLPTYDVFDEARYFEPAPAQRPDDGEPGANIMTHRGRTIAVTICEDAWNDKDYWETRAYPRDPLEEAAAHGPDLIVNLSASPLFLGKQRLREDMLGAVARKYRVPLVYANQTGGNDDLIFDGRSCAFGPDGRLAGRAPGFAPAVAVFDLDAPRPDAIAPDDFGREAETWCALVMGTRDYVRKSGFSSALLGLSGGIDSAVTAAVAVEALGAENVIGVLMPSPYSSRGSVDDSLALAANLGIDTLTLPIAPIMDAFAKTLATPFAGLPEDTTEENIQSRIRGNLLMALSNKRGAMLLTTGNKSELAVGYCTIYGDMSGGFAVISDVDKSGVFALARWHNAHIRPAIPEATITKPPSAELRPDQKDQDSLPPYDVLDAILALHIERHRSARQIVEAGFDPATVDRVLRLVRSAEFKRRQAAPGIKLTPRSFGTGWRMPLACRRDI; encoded by the coding sequence ATGAAAATCGGTGTGCTCCAGCTCAACCCCATTGTGGGCGACATCGACGGCAATTGCGCGGCCATCCGGCAGGGCATGGCCGAGGCCAGGGCCATGGGCGCGGACCTGTGCCTGACCCCGGAGCTGGCCGTGACCGGCTACCCGCCACGCGACCTGCTGCTGTATGACAGGTTCGTGCGCCGGGCCAGGGAGGCCGCGGACGCGCTGGCCCGCAACCTGGAGACGGATGCGCCCGGCGGGCCGCCCCTGCTCCTGGGCGGGGTGGAGCCAAACCCCTGCAACCTGGGCAAGCCGGTCTTCAACTGCGCCTTCTGGTGCGAGGGCGGCGCGGTGCGCCGCGTGTTTCGCAAGACCCTGCTGCCCACCTATGATGTCTTTGACGAGGCCCGCTACTTCGAACCCGCGCCCGCCCAACGCCCCGATGACGGGGAGCCGGGTGCCAACATCATGACGCACCGGGGCCGGACCATCGCCGTGACCATCTGCGAGGACGCCTGGAACGACAAGGACTACTGGGAGACCCGCGCCTACCCGCGCGATCCGCTGGAGGAGGCCGCTGCCCACGGGCCGGACCTCATCGTCAATCTCTCGGCCTCGCCGCTGTTTCTGGGCAAGCAGCGGCTTCGCGAGGACATGCTCGGGGCCGTGGCCCGCAAGTACCGCGTGCCCCTGGTCTATGCCAACCAGACCGGCGGCAACGACGACCTGATCTTTGACGGCCGTTCCTGCGCCTTTGGCCCGGACGGCAGGCTCGCGGGGCGGGCTCCGGGCTTTGCGCCCGCCGTGGCTGTGTTCGATCTCGATGCGCCCCGGCCCGACGCCATCGCGCCCGACGACTTCGGCCGCGAGGCAGAGACCTGGTGCGCCCTGGTCATGGGCACCCGCGACTATGTGCGCAAGAGCGGCTTTTCCTCGGCCCTGCTCGGCCTTTCCGGCGGCATCGACTCGGCCGTGACCGCGGCCGTGGCCGTCGAGGCCCTGGGAGCGGAAAACGTCATCGGCGTACTCATGCCCTCGCCCTATTCCAGCCGGGGCAGCGTGGACGACTCCCTGGCCCTGGCCGCCAACCTGGGCATCGACACCCTGACCCTGCCCATCGCGCCCATCATGGACGCCTTTGCCAAGACCCTGGCCACCCCCTTTGCCGGGCTGCCCGAGGACACCACCGAGGAGAACATCCAGTCGCGCATCCGGGGCAACCTGCTCATGGCCCTGTCCAACAAGCGCGGGGCCATGCTCCTGACCACGGGCAACAAGAGCGAGCTGGCCGTGGGCTACTGCACCATCTACGGCGACATGTCCGGCGGCTTCGCGGTCATCTCGGACGTGGACAAGAGCGGGGTCTTTGCCCTGGCCCGCTGGCACAACGCCCACATCCGCCCGGCCATCCCCGAGGCGACCATCACCAAGCCCCCTTCGGCCGAGCTGCGGCCGGACCAGAAGGACCAGGACTCCCTGCCGCCCTACGACGTGCTCGACGCCATCCTGGCCCTGCACATCGAGCGCCATCGATCGGCCCGCCAGATCGTGGAGGCCGGATTCGACCCGGCCACCGTGGACCGGGTGCTGCGGCTGGTCCGCTCGGCCGAGTTCAAGCGCCGCCAGGCCGCGCCGGGCATCAAGCTGACCCCGCGCTCCTTTGGCACGGGCTGGCGCATGCCCCTGGCCTGTCGCCGCGACATCTGA
- a CDS encoding geranylgeranyl reductase family protein: MRHDVIICGCGPAGATAGLALARSGRSVLMLDKTDFPRPKLCGGLLTWKTARLVETVFGETMADLTAAGIVTNASDRFVIRSSRGVLAQGALLHPFHFADRARFDARLLEHAQRAGAQIKTKSRVTACDPGKAGDDTHPARVTLADGTVLEADTLIGADGANSVVRNSFPGIDKARFARNMAPAIEVALAPSALPEPVDCPQLHVGLLEAGYGWVFPAGESVLVGICGLRRNNVNFSSLFRDFIDYLKIDPAVVPPLRGHPLPYGNALDDPTCGRALLAGDAGGFVEPLFGEGIFYALCTGLYAGQAVAEASGRASSPLYIDRLRRDILPELRWSDRLRWLLFRSMQLAGPRSLGLFVNSGPSRLAEMVHGLRSFAWLRRKRWSFLEQ, from the coding sequence ATGCGACACGATGTCATCATCTGCGGCTGCGGCCCGGCCGGGGCGACCGCCGGGCTGGCCCTGGCCCGGTCAGGGCGCTCGGTGCTCATGCTCGACAAGACGGACTTCCCGCGACCCAAGCTGTGCGGCGGACTGCTCACCTGGAAGACGGCCCGGCTCGTCGAGACCGTGTTCGGCGAAACCATGGCCGATCTGACCGCCGCCGGGATCGTCACCAATGCCTCAGACCGCTTCGTCATCCGCTCGTCCCGGGGCGTACTGGCCCAGGGAGCACTGCTCCATCCCTTCCATTTCGCGGACCGGGCCAGGTTTGACGCCCGGCTGCTGGAACACGCCCAGCGGGCCGGAGCGCAAATCAAGACCAAATCCCGAGTGACCGCCTGCGATCCGGGCAAGGCAGGGGACGACACCCACCCCGCCCGCGTCACCCTGGCCGACGGCACGGTCCTCGAAGCGGATACCCTCATCGGCGCGGACGGGGCCAACTCCGTGGTACGCAACAGCTTCCCAGGGATCGACAAGGCTCGTTTCGCCCGGAACATGGCCCCGGCCATCGAAGTGGCCCTGGCCCCGTCCGCCCTGCCCGAGCCGGTGGACTGCCCGCAACTGCACGTGGGCCTGCTTGAGGCCGGGTACGGCTGGGTCTTTCCGGCAGGAGAGAGCGTCCTGGTGGGCATCTGCGGCCTACGGCGCAACAATGTCAACTTTTCCAGCTTGTTTAGAGATTTTATTGACTATCTCAAGATCGACCCTGCGGTGGTTCCGCCCTTGAGGGGCCACCCGCTGCCCTATGGCAACGCCCTGGACGACCCGACCTGCGGCCGCGCCCTGCTGGCGGGCGACGCGGGCGGTTTCGTGGAACCGCTCTTTGGCGAGGGCATCTTCTACGCCCTGTGTACCGGCCTCTATGCCGGGCAGGCCGTGGCAGAGGCCTCGGGTCGCGCCTCCAGCCCGCTGTACATTGACCGACTGCGCCGCGACATCCTCCCCGAGCTGCGTTGGTCCGACAGGCTGCGCTGGCTCCTCTTCCGGTCCATGCAGCTGGCCGGGCCGCGCTCCCTGGGCCTGTTCGTCAACTCAGGGCCGTCCCGACTGGCCGAGATGGTCCACGGCCTCCGCTCCTTTGCCTGGCTGCGCCGCAAGCGCTGGAGTTTTCTGGAACAATGA
- a CDS encoding peroxiredoxin — MSCDCEHDHDEMIPEMATVGQKVPAFAMEAFDPAEGGFCEVDLGALREQGKWTILFFYPADFTFVCPTELADLAAKHEKLAALGAEVISVSTDTKYTHLAWKNDERLLADVKFKMAADTTGEVSRFFDVWDYASGLALRGTFIINPEGVLVSSEVNFFNVGRNADELVRKMEANAYLMDHPEQACPAKWTPGGKTLTPGEGLVGKVYEALNE, encoded by the coding sequence ATGAGCTGCGATTGCGAACACGACCACGATGAGATGATCCCGGAAATGGCCACTGTCGGGCAGAAGGTGCCCGCCTTTGCCATGGAGGCCTTTGATCCGGCCGAGGGAGGCTTCTGCGAGGTGGACCTCGGGGCCCTGCGCGAGCAGGGCAAGTGGACCATCCTGTTCTTCTACCCGGCGGACTTCACCTTTGTCTGCCCCACCGAACTGGCCGATCTGGCCGCCAAGCACGAGAAGCTGGCCGCGCTGGGAGCCGAGGTGATCTCCGTGTCCACGGACACCAAATACACCCACCTGGCCTGGAAGAACGACGAGCGGCTGCTGGCAGATGTGAAGTTCAAGATGGCCGCCGACACCACGGGCGAGGTCTCCCGCTTCTTTGATGTCTGGGATTATGCCAGCGGACTGGCCCTGCGCGGCACCTTCATCATCAACCCCGAAGGCGTCCTCGTCTCTTCGGAGGTCAACTTCTTCAATGTGGGCCGCAACGCCGACGAGCTGGTGCGCAAGATGGAGGCCAACGCCTACCTCATGGACCATCCCGAGCAGGCCTGCCCGGCCAAGTGGACTCCGGGCGGCAAGACCCTGACCCCGGGCGAGGGGTTGGTGGGCAAGGTGTACGAAGCCCTCAACGAATAG
- a CDS encoding insulinase family protein: MSHGFTKVRELEIPEMASVAHLYRHDRTGARVLSIVNDDENKVFGITFRTPPKDSTGVAHILEHSVLCGSEKYPVREPFVELLKGSLQTFLNALTFPDKTCYPVASANESDFYNLVDVYLDAVFFPRLTENTLKQEGWHLELAGHDKPLTYKGVVYNEMKGAYSSPDSLLHEHSQQSLFPDVTYGLDSGGDPAAIPDLTFARFMAFHRDHYHPSNAYAYFYGDDDPDTRLAILDAVFSRFDPRDVTASRVPLQPRFTETRALRKPYPASERLDKAMFTVNWLLAETADPNLNLALHILEHILVGLPSSPLRKALLESGLGDDLAGVGLEADIRQMFFSVGLKGIHPSNAVKVEAIVFNTVKELAEGGIDPRDIEAAVNSVEFDLRENNTGSYPRGLSLMFQALSTWLYDDEDREGDPLLLLPFEEPLGNIRRWLASDERIFEELLARLFLHNPHRTTVLLEPDRKMARRVAAEESARLTAVKESMTPSDLDRIMAEAEELSRLQAEPDAPEALASIPRLSLADLPAEHKAIPTEERSLGATPLLFHDLTTNGIAYVDLAFDLAVVPDELLPLVPILGRALTETGTAKRDYVDLSQWIARTSGGIWAQSFTAPVLESDRAEARLLVRAKATTDKFAETAEILTEILTSARLDSRERVGRIVSEARARAEQRLVPSGHQVVATRLRARTHAAHAMEERMSGVTGLLFLRDLEARVDTDFDTVARDLERLRGLLIARPGLVVNATMDADLLARCESALVPVVDALPDTRAAEAERGPLTLSGREGLAIPAQVNYVGKGVSVTGHGLSFSGAALAVNKLLRTGYLWEKVRVQGGAYGAFSLIDRVGGGIAFVSYRDPNLAATLDAFDAAADYLERLDLSRDELEKTIVGAIGELDAYQLPDAKGFTALVRHLTGQTDAYLQTLREQTLGTSLRDFTEFAKAVRTNAAHGAVCVLGDEEAMAASGLNLDITRVL; encoded by the coding sequence ATGAGTCACGGTTTCACCAAGGTCAGGGAGCTTGAAATCCCGGAGATGGCGTCCGTCGCCCACCTGTATCGCCACGACCGGACCGGCGCCCGGGTCCTGTCCATCGTCAACGACGACGAGAACAAGGTCTTTGGCATCACCTTCCGCACCCCGCCAAAAGACTCCACGGGCGTGGCCCACATCCTGGAGCACTCGGTGCTCTGCGGGTCCGAGAAGTACCCGGTGCGCGAGCCCTTTGTCGAGCTGCTCAAGGGCTCGCTGCAGACCTTTCTCAACGCCCTGACCTTCCCGGACAAGACCTGCTACCCGGTGGCCAGCGCCAACGAAAGCGACTTCTACAACCTGGTGGATGTGTATCTCGACGCGGTCTTCTTCCCCCGGCTGACCGAGAACACCCTGAAGCAGGAAGGCTGGCACCTGGAGCTGGCCGGGCACGACAAGCCCCTGACCTACAAGGGCGTGGTCTACAACGAGATGAAGGGCGCCTATTCCTCGCCGGACTCCCTGCTGCACGAGCACTCCCAGCAGTCCCTTTTCCCGGACGTGACCTACGGCCTGGACTCAGGCGGCGACCCGGCGGCCATCCCGGACCTGACCTTTGCGCGGTTCATGGCCTTCCACCGCGACCACTACCACCCCTCCAACGCCTACGCCTATTTCTACGGCGACGACGACCCGGACACGCGCCTCGCCATCCTCGACGCCGTGTTCTCGCGCTTTGACCCGCGTGACGTGACCGCCAGCCGGGTGCCGCTGCAGCCCCGGTTCACCGAGACCCGCGCCCTGCGCAAGCCCTATCCGGCCTCGGAGCGGCTGGACAAGGCCATGTTCACGGTCAACTGGCTGCTGGCCGAGACGGCGGACCCCAACCTCAACCTCGCCCTGCACATCCTGGAGCACATCCTGGTGGGCCTGCCCTCATCGCCGCTGCGCAAGGCGCTGCTGGAGTCGGGCCTGGGCGACGACCTGGCCGGGGTGGGCCTGGAGGCGGACATCCGCCAGATGTTCTTCTCGGTGGGCCTCAAGGGCATCCATCCCTCCAACGCCGTCAAGGTGGAGGCCATCGTCTTCAACACCGTCAAGGAGCTGGCAGAGGGCGGCATTGATCCCAGGGACATTGAGGCGGCGGTCAACTCCGTGGAGTTCGACCTGCGCGAAAACAACACGGGGTCCTATCCCCGCGGCCTCTCCCTGATGTTCCAGGCCCTGTCCACCTGGCTCTATGACGACGAGGACCGCGAAGGCGACCCGCTGCTGCTCCTGCCCTTTGAGGAACCCCTCGGGAACATCAGGCGGTGGCTCGCCTCGGACGAGAGGATTTTCGAAGAGCTGCTGGCCCGGCTCTTCCTGCACAACCCGCACCGTACCACTGTGCTGCTGGAGCCGGACCGGAAGATGGCCCGGCGCGTGGCCGCCGAGGAATCGGCCCGGCTCACGGCCGTCAAGGAATCCATGACCCCGTCCGACCTCGACCGGATCATGGCGGAGGCCGAGGAGCTTTCCCGGCTCCAGGCCGAGCCCGACGCACCCGAAGCCCTGGCGAGCATCCCGCGCCTGTCCCTTGCCGACCTGCCCGCAGAGCACAAGGCCATCCCCACCGAGGAGCGCTCCCTCGGCGCAACGCCGCTGCTCTTCCACGACCTGACCACCAACGGCATCGCCTATGTGGACCTCGCCTTTGACCTCGCCGTGGTACCCGACGAGCTGCTCCCCCTGGTGCCCATCCTTGGCCGCGCCCTGACCGAGACAGGCACGGCCAAGCGAGACTATGTGGACCTCTCCCAGTGGATCGCCCGCACCTCGGGCGGCATCTGGGCCCAGTCCTTCACCGCTCCGGTCCTCGAATCGGACCGGGCCGAGGCGCGGCTCCTGGTCCGGGCCAAGGCCACGACCGACAAATTTGCCGAAACCGCCGAGATCCTGACCGAGATCCTGACCTCAGCCCGGCTGGACAGCCGGGAGCGCGTGGGCCGCATCGTGTCCGAGGCCCGCGCCAGGGCCGAACAGCGGCTGGTGCCCTCGGGCCATCAGGTGGTGGCCACCCGGCTGCGCGCCCGTACCCACGCGGCCCACGCCATGGAGGAGCGCATGTCCGGCGTGACCGGGCTGCTCTTCCTGCGCGACCTCGAAGCGCGGGTGGACACGGATTTCGACACCGTGGCCCGCGACCTGGAACGGCTGCGCGGACTGCTGATCGCCCGCCCCGGACTGGTCGTCAACGCCACCATGGACGCCGACCTCCTGGCCCGGTGCGAATCCGCCCTGGTCCCTGTGGTTGACGCCCTGCCCGACACGCGGGCGGCCGAGGCCGAACGCGGGCCCCTGACCCTGTCCGGCCGCGAAGGGCTGGCCATTCCGGCCCAGGTCAACTACGTGGGCAAGGGCGTGAGCGTGACCGGGCACGGCCTGTCCTTCTCCGGCGCGGCCCTGGCCGTGAACAAGCTGCTGCGCACCGGCTACCTCTGGGAGAAGGTCCGCGTGCAGGGAGGGGCCTACGGCGCCTTCTCCCTCATTGACCGGGTGGGCGGCGGCATTGCCTTTGTCTCCTACCGCGACCCCAACCTCGCGGCCACTCTGGACGCCTTTGACGCTGCCGCCGACTACCTGGAGCGCCTCGACCTCTCCAGGGACGAATTGGAAAAAACCATTGTCGGGGCCATCGGCGAGCTGGACGCCTACCAGCTGCCCGATGCCAAGGGCTTCACCGCACTGGTCCGCCACCTGACCGGCCAGACCGACGCCTACCTTCAAACCCTGCGCGAGCAGACCCTGGGCACATCGCTCCGGGATTTCACCGAATTCGCCAAGGCGGTGCGTACCAACGCCGCCCACGGCGCTGTCTGCGTCCTGGGCGACGAGGAAGCCATGGCCGCCTCGGGCCTGAACCTGGACATCACCCGGGTGCTGTAG